A genomic segment from Garra rufa chromosome 5, GarRuf1.0, whole genome shotgun sequence encodes:
- the f2rl2 gene encoding proteinase-activated receptor 3, translating to MWRVFMLLLLPLLFADSLQDSKDSRINSPNKSPQPKTFSGTIVFTSSNSSIQEAVINVSANVINHTTGIVSTRIIPVAYILAILIGIPSNVFVLACLGGRKSLSSCILYCSLAVSDLLLLLSLTLRVHYHLNNNDWIFGELACKVVIACFYGNIYCSIHSHMCISVMRYLAVVHPFLYRTMSKTFYAICTSLSIWIVFAIAMTPEFLVQQSYRVLGEELVTCHDIQSYEKSFNRALIPYRLSLICLGFILPSLVITFVYGSIIYHLNRSSRDWKHYISASTLVFGIFLVCFAPCNALLFAHYVRLYTQQQYDLYYYYRAAVCLCSFHGCLDPFLSYLLTKTSTSQVKFRSFNSKDSKALSMS from the exons ATGTGGAGAGTTTTTATGCTGCTTCTCTTACCATTATTGTTTGCGGACTCACTTCAAG ACTCAAAAGATTCCAGAATCAATTCGCCAAACAAATCTCCTCAGCCAAAAACATTTTCTGGAACAATAGTGTTTACCAGCTCCAACTCATCCATCCAGGAGGCTGTGATAAACGTCAGTGCTAACGTCATCAATCACACCACTGGAATTGTCAGCACCAGGATCATTCCAGTCGCATACATCCTAGCCATCCTCATTGGGATCCCCTCTAATGTCTTTGTGTTAGCCTGCCTTGGTGGAAGAAAGAGTCTTTCCAGTTGTATCCTATATTGTAGCCTAGCAGTTTCAGACCTTCTCTTGCTACTTTCTCTCACACTCAGAGTCCACTATCACCTCAATAACAATGACTGGATCTTTGGAGAGCTTGCCTGCAAGGTGGTGATTGCCTGTTTTTATGGAAACATCTACTGCTCGATTCATTCCCACATGTGTATTAGTGTGATGCGCTACCTTGCGGTGGTCCACCCGTTCCTCTACCGGACAATGTCGAAAACGTTCTATGCGATCTGCACCAGTTTATCCATTTGGATTGTTTTTGCTATTGCCATGACACCTGAGTTTCTGGTTCAGCAAAGCTACCGTGTTCTTGGGGAAGAGCTGGTGACATGTCACGATATCCAGTCCTATGAAAAATCTTTCAACCGAGCTTTGATTCCTTACAGATTGAGCCTAATCTGCCTAGGGTTCATCCTGCCATCGCTGGTCATCACATTTGTTTACGGATCCATCATCTACCATCTAAATCGCTCCAGTCGTGACTGGAAACACTACATTAGCGCCAGCACATTGGTGTTTGGCATCTTTTTAGTGTGCTTTGCTCCATGCAATGCACTTCTGTTTGCACACTATGTGAGGCTGTACACTCAGCAGCAGTATGACTTGTATTATTACTACAGAGCAGCTGTATGTCTGTGTTCTTTCCACGGCTGTCTGGACCCCTTCCTCTCATATCTCCTCACAAAGACTTCAACTTCCCAAGTGAAGTTTAGATCCTTTAATTCTAAAGATTCAAAGGCTTTGTCCATGAGCTGA